The following coding sequences are from one Caminibacter pacificus window:
- the yajC gene encoding preprotein translocase subunit YajC has protein sequence MNFLYAAGEAGANQPSLLASLLPLIILFAIFYFLVILPQQRQAKKHKEMVESLKKGDKIVTTGGIIAEVVKNEQDFIKAKIADNVEVKIDKAAVARKLDDEKA, from the coding sequence ATGAATTTTCTATACGCTGCTGGGGAAGCTGGTGCGAATCAACCGAGTTTACTTGCATCATTATTACCTCTTATTATTTTATTTGCCATTTTTTATTTTCTTGTTATTTTACCACAACAAAGACAGGCAAAAAAACATAAAGAGATGGTGGAGAGCCTAAAAAAAGGTGACAAAATCGTTACTACAGGCGGAATTATTGCTGAAGTTGTAAAAAACGAACAAGACTTTATCAAAGCTAAAATTGCGGATAACGTTGAAGTAAAAATCGATAAAGCGGCGGTGGCAAGAAAGCTTGACGATGAAAAAGCTTAA
- a CDS encoding apolipoprotein N-acyltransferase codes for MQVNSVDSHQLPQQRIENSCKSFFKRYFNTKSLITAILFSAPLYLSSFGENFFLQLIISIISIVAIYSFLNIKQSYFQTGFFIGIFWFWWVGLSFRYYDLTWMIPIIILGLGIGYGLIFWGIDKIFNIFKFKILNFEISKILWGVFLIFGFDYLRPFTFDWLKPEVLLANSFFTPYKTTLGLIVLSAFFFKAKRPGFILLLLIALILPKPSLTLPPLKIKLVTTYVPQDKKWLPSYIPKEIKDNFKYINDAIKEHYDVVVLPESAFPLFLNTNEKLMQKLINLSQKITIITGALHLKNQKYYNSTYVFENKKVTILDKHVLVPFGEYIPLPFFQEEINKIFFRGASDYKTSSHFGIFTIKKIKFINAICYEATIEDLYKLNPKYIIALSNDAWFMPSIQPVLQKLLIKTYAYKFKKVVFHSINGYQSYVVK; via the coding sequence ATGCAAGTAAACTCGGTTGATTCGCACCAGCTTCCCCAGCAGCGTATAGAAAATTCATGTAAGTCCTTTTTTAAGCGATATTTTAACACAAAATCATTAATTACTGCAATTCTTTTCTCCGCACCCCTATATCTCTCGAGTTTTGGAGAAAATTTCTTTTTGCAATTAATAATCAGCATTATAAGCATTGTAGCAATATATAGTTTTTTGAATATTAAACAAAGCTATTTTCAAACCGGTTTTTTTATAGGAATTTTTTGGTTTTGGTGGGTCGGACTTAGCTTTAGATACTACGATTTGACATGGATGATTCCTATAATAATTTTAGGACTCGGTATCGGTTACGGACTCATATTTTGGGGAATTGACAAAATTTTTAATATTTTTAAGTTTAAAATTTTAAATTTCGAAATTTCTAAAATACTTTGGGGAGTTTTTTTGATTTTCGGATTCGATTATTTAAGACCTTTTACGTTTGATTGGCTAAAACCGGAAGTCCTCCTTGCAAATTCGTTTTTTACTCCATATAAAACAACTCTTGGCTTAATCGTTTTATCGGCGTTTTTTTTCAAAGCAAAACGCCCGGGGTTTATACTTTTGCTTTTAATTGCCCTGATTTTACCCAAACCCTCGTTAACTCTCCCTCCTTTAAAAATAAAACTCGTTACAACTTATGTACCACAAGATAAAAAATGGCTGCCCTCATACATCCCAAAAGAGATAAAAGACAATTTCAAATATATTAACGACGCGATAAAAGAACACTACGACGTAGTGGTTCTGCCTGAATCCGCTTTTCCTCTGTTTTTAAACACAAACGAAAAACTGATGCAAAAACTTATAAACTTATCTCAAAAAATCACAATCATCACGGGAGCGCTTCACCTAAAAAACCAAAAATACTACAACTCCACTTATGTTTTTGAAAATAAAAAAGTAACAATCCTCGACAAACACGTTTTAGTTCCTTTTGGAGAGTATATTCCTCTTCCGTTTTTTCAAGAAGAGATTAATAAAATCTTTTTCAGAGGTGCGAGCGATTACAAAACAAGCTCACATTTCGGAATTTTCACTATCAAAAAGATAAAATTCATAAACGCAATATGTTACGAAGCCACAATTGAAGATTTGTATAAACTAAACCCGAAATATATAATAGCCCTAAGCAATGATGCGTGGTTTATGCCATCAATTCAGCCCGTTTTGCAAAAACTTTTGATAAAAACGTATGCATATAAATTCAAAAAAGTAGTTTTTCACTCTATCAACGGATATCAAAGCTATGTAGTAAAATAG
- the bioD gene encoding dethiobiotin synthase: protein MNIFISANNTDRGKTYSTLKLIEKFSKLGYKVGVMKPIETGVKDVPLDGKKLFEKAKEYNPNLKSLSLEDIVPIRHSLPAAPYVSGEVDFEKIKKSYEKIKPLCDILLIEGAGGILVPVCENFYMMDFLKFFNAKLFLVIGSKLGMINDFLLNKYYLESNKIPFTWAINLFDEKEYFEISHPFLKIFNPLFIQKDLDKIAKKLLGD from the coding sequence ATGAATATTTTCATATCCGCTAACAATACCGACCGGGGAAAAACATATTCGACCTTAAAACTTATAGAAAAATTTAGCAAACTCGGATACAAAGTGGGAGTGATGAAACCGATAGAAACGGGAGTTAAGGATGTACCGCTTGATGGCAAAAAACTATTTGAAAAAGCAAAAGAATATAACCCTAACCTAAAATCTTTAAGTCTTGAAGATATCGTACCTATCAGACACTCTTTACCGGCAGCTCCGTATGTAAGCGGAGAAGTCGATTTTGAAAAAATAAAAAAATCATACGAAAAAATAAAACCTCTATGCGATATTTTGCTAATAGAGGGAGCCGGAGGGATTTTGGTGCCTGTTTGCGAAAACTTTTATATGATGGATTTTTTAAAATTTTTTAACGCAAAGCTTTTTTTGGTAATAGGCAGCAAACTTGGAATGATTAACGACTTTTTATTAAACAAATACTACTTAGAATCAAACAAAATCCCTTTTACTTGGGCTATAAACTTGTTTGACGAAAAAGAGTATTTCGAAATTTCACACCCGTTTTTGAAAATATTCAATCCTCTTTTTATTCAAAAAGATTTGGATAAAATAGCAAAAAAACTTTTAGGAGATTAA
- a CDS encoding hotdog domain-containing protein: MENIELKTHLKFNPKFGRLVELNESSAKVILETTEDMAVDEEGLVHGGFTFGAADFCAMATVNEPYVVLVKATNCEFLAPVKVGDTVEFVSEILMKEKRKVEVKVVGTLNEIKVFEGIFSCVILDNHVLKKKKK; encoded by the coding sequence ATGGAAAATATAGAATTAAAAACCCACCTCAAATTTAATCCGAAATTCGGAAGACTTGTAGAACTTAACGAATCAAGCGCAAAAGTAATTCTCGAAACAACAGAAGATATGGCTGTTGATGAAGAAGGTTTGGTTCACGGAGGATTTACATTCGGTGCTGCCGATTTTTGTGCTATGGCTACGGTAAACGAACCTTACGTAGTTCTTGTAAAAGCGACGAATTGTGAATTTTTAGCTCCCGTAAAAGTCGGAGACACGGTTGAATTCGTCAGTGAAATATTAATGAAAGAAAAAAGAAAAGTCGAAGTTAAAGTCGTAGGGACTTTAAACGAGATTAAAGTATTCGAAGGGATTTTTAGTTGCGTGATTTTGGATAATCACGTACTAAAAAAGAAGAAAAAATAA
- a CDS encoding DEAD/DEAH box helicase gives MTFNDFNLKKEILRRLEEIGFEKPSPIQEKAIPVVLEGKDVVAQAQTGTGKTAAFGLPILSKMKKGEKALVITPTRELAIQVSEEIFRFGKYLGIHTATVYGGSSYSRQIKHIQNSEFIVATPGRLLDLLKSGKIDIAPSYVILDEADEMLDMGFLDDIKEIFKFVPSDRQTLLFSATMPEPIKNLARTILKEPEFITITRKQVTNENIKEYFYVIDENERKDALIRLIDYKNPSKAIVFCRTKKDVDDIAEYLRGAGFEAKGLHGDMDQRKREEVIRAFKNDRLEILVATDVAARGLDVNNVTHVFNYHLPLDPESYVHRIGRTGRAGKEGMAVSLVTPHEFRALNRIQKISKIELKEIPTLSDVKNSEIKKIIEKVSEVEPNAKSIEIVEELQNEYDLFTIASKFASMLFEKEADGKERIGKSLKEAKRLLEREKQFSNRNRDSRGRGRGRHRNNRGRRR, from the coding sequence ATGACATTTAACGATTTTAATTTAAAAAAAGAGATTTTAAGAAGACTTGAAGAGATAGGTTTTGAAAAACCGAGTCCTATTCAAGAAAAAGCAATTCCCGTGGTATTGGAAGGAAAAGATGTAGTGGCTCAAGCTCAAACGGGTACGGGTAAAACGGCGGCATTCGGCCTTCCTATTCTTAGTAAAATGAAAAAAGGAGAAAAAGCACTTGTAATTACTCCTACTCGTGAACTTGCTATTCAAGTAAGCGAAGAAATTTTCAGATTCGGAAAATATTTAGGAATTCACACTGCAACCGTTTATGGAGGAAGCAGTTATTCAAGACAAATCAAACACATCCAAAACAGCGAATTCATAGTAGCGACTCCCGGAAGACTTCTTGATTTGCTTAAAAGCGGGAAAATAGACATAGCTCCGAGTTATGTTATTCTTGATGAAGCGGATGAAATGCTTGATATGGGATTTTTGGATGATATAAAAGAGATTTTTAAATTCGTACCGAGCGATAGACAAACATTACTTTTTAGTGCGACTATGCCTGAGCCTATCAAAAACTTGGCAAGAACAATTCTAAAAGAGCCTGAATTTATAACAATTACAAGAAAACAAGTAACAAACGAAAACATAAAAGAGTATTTTTACGTAATTGACGAAAACGAAAGAAAAGATGCTCTTATAAGACTTATCGATTACAAAAATCCGAGTAAAGCGATTGTATTTTGTAGAACTAAAAAAGACGTTGACGATATAGCGGAATACCTAAGAGGTGCAGGATTTGAAGCAAAAGGGCTTCATGGTGATATGGACCAAAGAAAAAGAGAAGAAGTTATTCGTGCGTTTAAAAACGACAGACTTGAAATTTTGGTAGCGACCGACGTTGCAGCAAGAGGTCTTGATGTAAATAACGTAACTCACGTATTTAATTATCATTTGCCGCTTGACCCGGAAAGCTACGTTCATAGAATCGGAAGAACGGGAAGAGCAGGAAAAGAAGGTATGGCGGTATCTCTTGTAACTCCGCACGAATTTAGAGCGCTTAATAGAATTCAAAAAATTTCTAAAATTGAACTTAAAGAAATTCCTACTTTAAGTGACGTAAAAAATAGCGAAATTAAAAAAATTATTGAAAAAGTAAGCGAAGTCGAGCCGAATGCGAAGTCGATCGAAATCGTAGAAGAGCTTCAAAACGAATACGACTTATTCACTATCGCTTCAAAATTTGCAAGTATGCTTTTTGAAAAAGAAGCGGACGGAAAAGAGAGAATCGGTAAAAGCCTAAAAGAAGCCAAAAGACTTCTTGAAAGAGAAAAACAATTTTCAAATAGAAATAGAGATTCAAGAGGCAGAGGTAGAGGCAGACATAGAAATAACAGAGGCAGAAGAAGATAA
- a CDS encoding DUF2393 family protein, producing the protein MRLPYFTILHWLDIAFFLILFIFLVILSVKAAQNSVKLLLSMIFASFIVTAFGAVLGLVILEKYTKKAELLNVEQRRVLINETLVLKGRVKNIGKFKINYCKLEIKLVNNGWGGGGFTKGTFFKPGGLSLFGSKDEKKQRPNVVKAVRYIITDGLNPGEIKNFSAIIPYPPYFKNTYLNYKLYCH; encoded by the coding sequence ATGAGATTGCCGTATTTTACGATACTCCATTGGCTCGACATAGCCTTCTTTTTAATTTTATTTATATTTTTAGTTATCCTATCGGTAAAAGCGGCACAAAATAGTGTGAAGTTATTACTAAGTATGATATTTGCTTCTTTTATAGTTACCGCATTCGGAGCCGTTTTGGGACTTGTTATTCTTGAAAAATATACGAAAAAAGCGGAACTTTTGAATGTGGAACAAAGAAGAGTGCTTATCAACGAGACGTTAGTCTTAAAAGGTAGAGTTAAAAATATAGGTAAATTTAAAATTAATTATTGTAAGCTTGAGATTAAGCTTGTGAATAACGGCTGGGGAGGCGGCGGTTTTACTAAGGGTACGTTTTTCAAACCCGGAGGTCTTTCACTTTTCGGAAGCAAAGACGAAAAAAAACAAAGACCTAACGTAGTAAAAGCCGTCAGATACATTATAACGGACGGATTGAATCCAGGAGAGATAAAAAATTTTTCCGCAATTATTCCGTATCCTCCGTATTTTAAAAACACCTACCTAAACTATAAACTCTACTGCCATTAA
- the hisIE gene encoding bifunctional phosphoribosyl-AMP cyclohydrolase/phosphoribosyl-ATP diphosphatase HisIE translates to MVDFEKNGGLVPVIVQDVDTNEVLMLAYMNEEALNLTQKTGYAHYFSRSRNKLWKKGESSGHTQEVKEILVDCDNDTILLKVKQNGPACHTGRKSCFFTNLQTGEVTMDKEKEIEYNFVDKLYHTLLDRKNANPETSYVSSLYHKGENSILKKVAEEAAEFCFAVKDNDKKEIIYEAADLAFHTLIALAYKNIHPEAILEELKRREGVSGIEEKKSRKK, encoded by the coding sequence ATGGTCGATTTCGAAAAAAACGGCGGGCTTGTGCCCGTTATAGTTCAGGATGTTGATACGAATGAAGTTTTGATGCTTGCTTATATGAACGAAGAAGCTTTGAATCTTACTCAAAAGACGGGTTATGCCCACTATTTTAGCAGAAGCAGAAATAAGCTTTGGAAAAAGGGTGAGAGTAGCGGACATACTCAAGAAGTAAAAGAGATTTTGGTCGATTGCGATAACGATACGATTCTTTTAAAAGTTAAACAAAACGGACCGGCTTGTCATACGGGAAGAAAGTCTTGTTTCTTTACTAATTTGCAAACCGGTGAAGTTACTATGGACAAAGAGAAAGAAATAGAGTATAATTTCGTAGATAAGCTGTATCATACACTGCTTGATAGAAAAAATGCAAATCCTGAGACTTCATATGTTTCTTCGCTTTACCACAAAGGTGAAAATTCAATCCTCAAAAAAGTAGCCGAAGAAGCCGCGGAGTTTTGTTTTGCAGTTAAAGATAACGATAAAAAAGAGATTATCTACGAAGCCGCTGATTTGGCATTTCATACTTTAATCGCTTTGGCATATAAAAACATACATCCCGAAGCTATTTTAGAAGAGCTCAAAAGACGCGAGGGCGTTAGCGGCATCGAAGAGAAAAAGAGTCGAAAAAAATGA
- a CDS encoding SPFH domain-containing protein produces the protein MPADLNGWKGSGDNSQNKFEPPKFEPPKFIKNGGSTGLIIGAVLLLFIFLFKPWVIINEGEVGILSTTGKFSQKPLLPGLHFYVPVVQKVIVVDTKVHMISYKRNPEIGTMPDRYGTIKVYPAINVLDARGLPITVELSVSYKLNPRQAAYVVKTYGLNWEDKIINPIVRDVVRNVIGKYPAEELPMKRNEIAAQIENQIREELAKIPNQPIIFESFQLRDIILPENIKRQIERVQIAKQEAERAKYEVLRAKQEAEKKAAIARGIAEAKKIEAQGKADAMLIEANAQAKANMIIGKSLSTELLKLKQIEVQGKFNEALKNNPNAKIFLTPGGVVPNLWMNVQDEKKAISKGQ, from the coding sequence ATGCCAGCAGATTTAAACGGATGGAAAGGCAGCGGCGATAACAGCCAAAACAAATTCGAACCTCCCAAGTTCGAGCCTCCTAAATTTATCAAAAACGGAGGAAGTACGGGATTAATCATAGGTGCGGTTTTACTTTTATTTATTTTTCTTTTTAAGCCGTGGGTGATTATTAACGAAGGTGAAGTGGGGATTTTATCCACAACCGGTAAATTTTCTCAAAAACCTCTGCTTCCGGGGCTTCATTTTTACGTGCCGGTAGTGCAAAAAGTAATAGTTGTAGATACGAAAGTGCATATGATAAGCTACAAAAGAAACCCGGAAATCGGGACAATGCCCGATAGATACGGAACTATAAAAGTATATCCGGCTATTAACGTGCTTGATGCAAGAGGTCTTCCTATTACGGTAGAACTTTCAGTAAGCTACAAACTAAACCCGAGACAAGCTGCTTATGTAGTAAAAACATACGGGCTTAATTGGGAAGATAAGATTATAAACCCGATAGTTAGAGACGTGGTTAGAAACGTGATAGGAAAATATCCTGCAGAAGAACTTCCTATGAAAAGAAACGAAATTGCAGCGCAAATAGAAAATCAAATAAGAGAAGAACTTGCGAAAATCCCAAATCAGCCGATTATATTTGAAAGTTTTCAGCTAAGAGATATTATCTTGCCTGAAAACATCAAAAGACAAATCGAAAGAGTGCAAATAGCAAAACAAGAAGCCGAAAGAGCGAAATACGAAGTATTAAGAGCAAAACAAGAAGCTGAGAAAAAAGCGGCTATCGCAAGAGGTATTGCGGAAGCTAAAAAAATAGAAGCTCAAGGTAAAGCCGATGCGATGCTTATCGAAGCGAACGCTCAGGCAAAAGCGAATATGATTATCGGAAAATCGTTAAGTACGGAGCTTTTAAAACTTAAACAAATAGAAGTTCAAGGTAAATTTAACGAAGCTCTTAAAAACAATCCGAATGCAAAAATTTTCTTGACTCCTGGAGGAGTGGTTCCTAATTTATGGATGAACGTTCAAGACGAAAAAAAGGCGATATCTAAAGGACAATAA
- a CDS encoding branched-chain amino acid transaminase: MEKAKYIWMDGNFVPWDEAKVHVLTHTLHYGNGVFEGTRAYQTDDGLAIFRLQDHTKRLLNSAKIVKIDVPFSQEELEEAQIELLRKNDFKGNVYIRPLIYLGYGKMGLYHIGAPVHVAIAAWEWGAYLGEEGLENGIRVKISSIVRNPVKSTFGKAKAVANYLNSQMAKYEAIEAGYEEALMLDDEGFVAEGSGECFFIVRDGVLITPPNDNSLESITQATILEIAREMDIPIERRRITRDEVYIADEAFFTGTAAEVTPVREVDGRVIGNGKRGPITKELQEAYFDVVYGRDKNYKHYLTYI; encoded by the coding sequence ATGGAAAAAGCTAAATATATTTGGATGGACGGAAACTTTGTTCCTTGGGATGAGGCGAAAGTTCACGTTTTAACTCATACTCTCCATTACGGAAACGGTGTATTCGAAGGTACAAGAGCGTATCAAACGGATGACGGGCTGGCGATTTTCAGACTACAAGACCACACAAAAAGACTTTTGAATTCGGCAAAAATCGTAAAAATCGACGTGCCTTTTTCTCAAGAAGAGCTTGAAGAGGCACAAATCGAGCTTCTTAGAAAAAACGATTTTAAAGGAAACGTTTATATAAGACCTCTAATTTATTTAGGATACGGAAAAATGGGTCTTTATCATATCGGAGCTCCTGTGCATGTAGCGATTGCTGCTTGGGAGTGGGGCGCTTATTTAGGAGAAGAAGGACTTGAAAACGGAATTAGAGTAAAAATCTCTTCAATTGTTAGAAATCCTGTAAAATCCACTTTCGGAAAAGCTAAAGCCGTTGCCAACTATCTAAACTCTCAAATGGCTAAATATGAAGCTATCGAAGCCGGATATGAAGAAGCGCTTATGCTTGATGACGAGGGGTTTGTTGCTGAAGGAAGCGGTGAATGTTTCTTTATTGTAAGAGACGGAGTACTTATTACGCCTCCTAATGACAACTCTTTAGAGTCGATTACTCAAGCAACTATTCTTGAAATTGCAAGAGAAATGGATATTCCTATTGAAAGAAGAAGAATTACAAGAGATGAGGTTTATATCGCGGATGAAGCTTTCTTTACGGGGACAGCGGCTGAGGTTACGCCTGTTAGAGAAGTTGACGGAAGAGTTATCGGTAACGGAAAAAGAGGTCCGATTACAAAAGAGCTTCAAGAAGCGTATTTTGACGTAGTTTACGGAAGAGATAAAAACTATAAGCATTATTTAACATACATTTAA
- a CDS encoding aldehyde dehydrogenase family protein, translating to MGLIPEKFLEIFEKLGKKELIAKKLIGSNEYEGELGEIINPYTKEVTTKYVKCSVEDAKEALNVAKAAFENTKKSPLSQRIAWINDVADKLEERKEEFAKFITLEVAKPISQAKVEVQRCIENLRICAAEGYHILGETIPTDATPSGAKTTSFYKRVPAGVVVAITPFNFPLNLVAHKIAPALIAGNSVVLKPTPEAPYTAYAFAKLFIDSEYAIKDALSVVYGDADVGSTLVTSSIPRVISFTGSVPVGKIITQNAGIKKVALELGGNAATFVESTADLDWAAQRCAIGAFANSGQVCISLQRIYVDEKIYDEFAEKLGKESSKLKVGNPFEEDTFMGPLINEDAAIRAENWIKSAVKEGARIIAGGKREGNILEPTILADVTDDMKIVCEEVFAPIVSLVKVKSYEEALEKMNNSPYGLQYSMFSNRIDLMQKAIDDFEAGGVIINDIPTLRFDIQPYGGVKLSGIGREGPRYAIEEMTEIKTIIIR from the coding sequence ATGGGACTCATTCCTGAAAAATTTTTAGAAATATTCGAAAAACTCGGAAAAAAAGAATTAATAGCCAAAAAGCTTATAGGCTCTAACGAATATGAAGGAGAACTCGGAGAAATCATAAACCCTTACACAAAAGAAGTTACGACCAAATATGTCAAATGTAGCGTAGAAGACGCAAAAGAAGCGCTAAATGTCGCAAAAGCGGCATTTGAAAACACAAAAAAATCTCCTCTTTCTCAAAGAATAGCTTGGATTAACGACGTAGCGGATAAACTTGAAGAGAGAAAAGAAGAGTTTGCAAAATTTATCACTCTCGAAGTGGCAAAACCTATCTCTCAAGCAAAAGTGGAAGTCCAAAGATGTATAGAAAACCTAAGAATCTGTGCGGCTGAGGGGTATCATATCTTAGGAGAGACAATCCCGACCGACGCTACGCCAAGCGGAGCAAAAACCACATCTTTTTACAAAAGAGTACCCGCAGGCGTAGTGGTCGCAATCACACCTTTTAACTTTCCTTTGAATCTCGTAGCCCACAAAATCGCTCCGGCTCTTATAGCAGGAAACAGCGTAGTTCTCAAACCTACTCCCGAAGCTCCTTATACGGCATACGCTTTTGCAAAACTTTTTATCGATAGCGAATATGCAATTAAAGACGCTCTAAGCGTAGTTTACGGAGATGCGGACGTGGGAAGCACTCTTGTTACAAGTTCTATCCCAAGAGTTATAAGTTTCACGGGAAGCGTACCTGTTGGTAAAATCATTACTCAAAACGCCGGAATCAAAAAAGTAGCGCTTGAGCTTGGCGGAAATGCGGCAACGTTTGTAGAAAGCACTGCGGATTTGGATTGGGCGGCTCAAAGATGTGCTATCGGAGCTTTTGCAAACAGCGGTCAAGTTTGTATTTCTCTTCAAAGAATCTACGTAGATGAAAAAATATACGACGAGTTCGCCGAAAAATTAGGAAAAGAATCTTCAAAACTAAAAGTAGGAAATCCGTTTGAAGAAGATACGTTTATGGGACCTTTGATTAACGAAGATGCGGCAATCAGAGCTGAAAATTGGATAAAAAGCGCAGTTAAAGAAGGAGCGAGAATTATTGCCGGAGGCAAAAGAGAAGGAAATATCTTAGAACCTACCATTTTAGCCGACGTAACGGACGATATGAAAATCGTATGCGAAGAAGTTTTCGCACCTATTGTAAGTCTTGTAAAAGTAAAATCTTACGAAGAAGCTCTTGAAAAAATGAATAACTCCCCATACGGACTTCAATACTCTATGTTTAGCAACAGAATAGATTTAATGCAAAAAGCTATTGACGATTTCGAAGCTGGAGGAGTAATAATCAACGACATCCCTACTTTAAGATTCGACATCCAGCCTTACGGAGGAGTAAAACTCTCCGGAATAGGTAGAGAGGGACCAAGATACGCAATAGAAGAGATGACGGAAATCAAAACGATTATTATTCGTTAA